Proteins from one Lachnospiraceae bacterium KGMB03038 genomic window:
- the mfd gene encoding transcription-repair coupling factor, with amino-acid sequence MQALTGPLRELAEFEEIEKKKREGAGMLRITGCVPSQKTHMMYALSDGCPYKVIACSSESKAKQVYEEYRFVDGDTWLYPAKDLLFYQADLRNKALVKQRMEVLQAVLTRKSLTVVTSFDAFMDVLLPREVLAGQAVYIGAESVVDMEELERELSRIGYDRESQIEGSGQFAVRGGILDIYPLTEELPVRIELWGDEVDSIRSFDVETQRSIENLQEVWIYPAREFPEEGERGVSFLDYFPVEETLLFLDEPARLLEKGQGVEEEFIEAQKRRVENGMEVSNEEARLYTTKELTEKINGYSSIGMCALDMKAKGLAQRDSYLIQAKSVNPYNSSFDLLTRDLKRLKRNGYRVVLLSGSRTRARRLAEDLRDYNLSSFYSDDMERQVLPGEIMTAYGHVGEGYEYPLLKFTVISETDIFGKVKKKRKRKIYEGRKIQDFAQLKPGDYVVHENHGLGIYQGIEKIQVDKVAKDYMKISYAQGGNLYIPATQLDLIQKYAGSDAKKPRLNRLGTQEWTKTKSRVRGAVREIAKDLVELYAARQNQEGYAYGEDTVWQKEFEEMFPFEETEDQLLAIEAVKRDMQSHRIMDRLICGDVGYGKTEIAIRAAFKAVQENKQVVYLVPTTILAQQHYNTFLQRMKDFPVRVDLLCRFRTSAQQKKTIEDLKRGLVDIVIGTHRVLSNDVKFKDLGLLVIDEEQRFGVQHKEKIKKLKENIDVMTLTATPIPRTLHMSLIGIRDMSVLEEAPEDRLPIQTYVMEYNPEMVREAIERECARQGQVYYVYNRVEDIDEVTANIQKLVPEYTVAFAHGQMKEHELERIMYDFIGGEIDVLVSTTIIETGLDISNVNTMIIHDADRLGLSQLYQLRGRVGRSGRMAYAFLLYRRDKLLREVAEKRLAAIREFTDLGSGFKIAMRDLEIRGAGNLLGAEQHGHMEAVGYDLYCKMLNEAVKHLKGEMEEETYATTIDLDVDAYIPDSYIPNEYQKLDIYKRIAAIESQDEIEDMRDELLDRFGDVPKKVETLLEISGLKALAHAAYVTEVEQKGDVYTFAMYEKAKAAPQRIPALIESFKGELSFKADAEHPVFCYQRKRKSGREKEAGSLEIVKNVLIGIKGLIAR; translated from the coding sequence ATGCAGGCCTTGACCGGGCCGCTTAGGGAACTGGCGGAATTTGAAGAGATTGAAAAAAAGAAAAGAGAGGGAGCCGGAATGCTGCGCATTACTGGCTGTGTCCCGTCTCAAAAGACTCATATGATGTATGCGCTTAGCGATGGCTGTCCTTATAAAGTCATCGCTTGTTCCAGTGAGTCAAAGGCAAAGCAGGTCTACGAAGAATATCGGTTTGTAGATGGAGATACCTGGCTGTATCCGGCGAAGGACCTTCTGTTTTATCAGGCAGACTTAAGGAATAAAGCGTTGGTAAAACAGCGGATGGAAGTGCTTCAGGCAGTCTTGACCCGGAAGTCTTTGACGGTGGTGACCAGTTTTGACGCTTTCATGGATGTGCTGCTCCCAAGAGAAGTGCTGGCAGGCCAGGCAGTGTACATCGGGGCGGAGAGCGTGGTGGACATGGAAGAATTGGAGCGGGAATTGTCCAGGATCGGCTACGACCGGGAGAGTCAGATCGAGGGTTCTGGACAGTTTGCCGTGCGGGGAGGGATCCTGGATATCTATCCCCTGACAGAAGAACTTCCTGTGCGTATTGAATTGTGGGGCGATGAAGTGGATTCCATCCGCTCTTTTGATGTGGAGACTCAGCGGTCTATTGAGAATCTCCAGGAAGTCTGGATCTATCCGGCCAGAGAATTCCCAGAAGAAGGGGAGCGGGGAGTGTCCTTCCTGGATTATTTTCCTGTGGAAGAAACCCTGCTTTTCCTAGATGAGCCGGCTCGGCTTTTGGAAAAGGGGCAGGGTGTAGAGGAAGAGTTTATAGAGGCCCAAAAACGACGGGTGGAAAATGGAATGGAGGTTTCCAACGAGGAAGCCAGGCTGTATACGACCAAAGAACTGACAGAGAAGATCAACGGTTACAGCAGCATAGGGATGTGCGCGTTGGATATGAAGGCAAAAGGCCTTGCCCAGCGGGATTCTTATTTGATACAGGCTAAAAGTGTGAATCCCTATAACAGCAGCTTCGACCTTCTGACCAGGGATTTAAAGAGGCTGAAGCGGAATGGATACCGGGTAGTGCTGCTGTCCGGTTCCCGGACCAGGGCCAGACGTCTGGCGGAAGACTTAAGAGATTATAATCTAAGCAGTTTTTACAGCGACGATATGGAACGTCAGGTCCTTCCAGGTGAGATCATGACGGCCTATGGACATGTAGGGGAAGGGTATGAGTATCCTCTGCTTAAATTTACGGTGATCTCAGAGACGGACATTTTCGGAAAAGTTAAGAAGAAGCGGAAGCGGAAAATTTATGAAGGGCGGAAAATCCAAGATTTTGCCCAGCTAAAGCCGGGAGACTATGTGGTCCACGAGAATCATGGTCTTGGAATCTATCAGGGGATTGAGAAGATCCAGGTAGATAAAGTAGCAAAAGACTACATGAAGATCTCCTACGCGCAGGGCGGGAATCTGTATATTCCCGCTACCCAGTTAGACTTGATCCAGAAATACGCCGGATCTGACGCGAAGAAGCCCAGGCTGAACCGGCTGGGGACTCAGGAGTGGACCAAGACCAAAAGCCGGGTCCGCGGGGCGGTCCGGGAGATCGCCAAAGACTTGGTGGAACTCTATGCGGCGCGGCAGAATCAGGAAGGGTACGCTTACGGAGAGGACACCGTCTGGCAGAAAGAATTTGAGGAAATGTTTCCATTTGAGGAGACTGAAGATCAGCTGTTGGCTATTGAAGCGGTGAAACGGGACATGCAGAGCCATCGGATCATGGACCGGCTGATATGCGGAGACGTGGGATACGGAAAGACGGAGATCGCCATCCGGGCCGCTTTCAAGGCGGTCCAGGAGAATAAGCAGGTGGTCTATCTGGTCCCCACCACTATTTTGGCTCAGCAGCATTATAATACGTTCCTTCAGCGGATGAAAGATTTTCCGGTCCGGGTGGATCTTCTGTGCCGGTTCCGGACCAGCGCTCAGCAGAAGAAGACCATTGAAGATCTAAAGAGGGGGCTTGTGGATATCGTTATCGGTACCCACCGGGTTTTAAGCAATGATGTGAAATTTAAAGATCTGGGGCTGCTGGTGATCGATGAAGAACAGCGATTTGGAGTGCAGCATAAAGAAAAGATCAAGAAATTAAAAGAAAATATAGACGTGATGACGCTGACTGCCACGCCTATTCCAAGGACACTCCATATGAGTCTGATCGGAATCCGGGATATGAGCGTGCTGGAAGAAGCGCCCGAGGACCGGCTCCCGATCCAGACCTATGTAATGGAGTACAATCCGGAGATGGTCCGGGAGGCTATTGAGAGAGAGTGCGCAAGGCAGGGACAAGTGTATTATGTATACAATCGGGTAGAGGATATTGATGAGGTGACGGCTAATATCCAGAAACTGGTGCCGGAATATACGGTAGCTTTTGCCCATGGTCAGATGAAAGAGCATGAGCTGGAGCGGATCATGTATGATTTTATCGGCGGTGAGATCGATGTGCTGGTATCCACTACTATTATTGAGACAGGACTGGATATTTCCAATGTGAATACCATGATCATCCATGACGCGGACCGCTTAGGCCTGTCCCAGCTCTATCAGCTGAGAGGGCGGGTAGGGCGTTCCGGGCGGATGGCGTATGCGTTCCTGTTGTACCGGAGAGATAAGCTGCTGCGGGAAGTGGCGGAAAAGCGCCTTGCCGCCATTCGGGAATTTACCGATCTGGGTTCTGGATTTAAGATCGCCATGCGGGATCTGGAGATCCGGGGAGCGGGCAATCTTCTTGGGGCGGAGCAGCACGGACATATGGAAGCGGTAGGATATGATCTGTACTGCAAGATGTTAAACGAAGCGGTCAAGCATTTAAAAGGCGAGATGGAAGAGGAAACCTACGCCACCACTATTGATCTGGATGTAGACGCGTATATTCCGGATTCTTATATTCCCAATGAATATCAGAAGCTGGATATCTACAAACGGATCGCCGCCATCGAGTCCCAGGATGAGATCGAAGATATGAGGGATGAACTTTTAGACCGGTTTGGAGACGTCCCCAAGAAGGTGGAAACACTGCTGGAGATCTCCGGGCTGAAAGCCCTGGCCCATGCCGCGTATGTGACAGAGGTGGAACAAAAGGGAGACGTCTACACCTTTGCCATGTATGAGAAAGCCAAGGCGGCCCCGCAGCGGATTCCGGCGCTGATCGAGTCGTTCAAAGGGGAATTGTCTTTCAAGGCGGACGCGGAGCATCCTGTCTTCTGTTATCAGAGAAAACGCAAGAGCGGCCGGGAGAAGGAAGCGGGCAGTCTGGAAATCGTGAAAAATGTGTTAATTGGGATAAAAGGATTGATTGCCCGCTGA
- a CDS encoding peptidyl-prolyl cis-trans isomerase, with translation MKRKAVILLMSAVLAAGSLAGCGSLNEDAVAVSVNGNELTADVANFYARYMQAEYETYYGAYLGEDMWNTEAEEGETYEESVKNAARESLEVMLLCEEHMSDYDVSLSDGEKEEISKLAKEFSEANSLEDKEKVSGNADTVERLLTLMAVQNKVQTAIEAQADTEVSDDEAAQKAMQYVYFAYTTTDESGAVQDLSDEEKETAKANAEAFVQSVADGADFVEAAEEYSGELTEDTFDSESNVPSEEVVAEADKLDEGENTGVIETDAGCYVAKVTSLFDEEATETKKQQIVEERQTKLYEDTCQEWRDEADIDDHDGVWKKIDFDNLSVTIKQSSEEPYADEVQTDDQVEQE, from the coding sequence ATGAAAAGGAAAGCGGTAATACTGCTTATGTCGGCTGTACTGGCAGCTGGAAGTCTGGCGGGCTGCGGTTCGCTAAATGAAGATGCGGTGGCGGTCAGTGTAAATGGAAATGAACTGACGGCAGACGTAGCGAATTTCTATGCCAGGTATATGCAGGCAGAGTATGAGACCTATTACGGAGCATATCTGGGAGAGGATATGTGGAATACAGAAGCGGAAGAAGGAGAGACTTATGAGGAGTCTGTAAAGAACGCGGCCAGGGAATCTCTGGAGGTTATGCTGCTGTGTGAGGAGCATATGAGCGATTATGATGTATCCTTAAGCGATGGGGAGAAAGAAGAGATCAGTAAGTTGGCGAAAGAATTTTCGGAAGCCAATTCTTTGGAAGATAAAGAGAAGGTATCTGGAAACGCGGATACGGTAGAACGGTTATTGACGCTGATGGCAGTTCAGAATAAGGTGCAGACAGCGATCGAGGCTCAGGCAGATACGGAAGTTTCTGACGATGAGGCCGCGCAGAAAGCGATGCAGTATGTATATTTTGCTTATACCACCACGGATGAAAGCGGAGCTGTCCAGGATCTTTCCGATGAGGAGAAGGAGACGGCGAAAGCAAATGCGGAAGCTTTTGTTCAAAGTGTGGCAGATGGAGCGGATTTTGTGGAAGCGGCGGAAGAATACAGCGGTGAACTAACAGAAGATACGTTTGATTCTGAATCCAATGTGCCTTCAGAAGAGGTTGTTGCTGAGGCGGATAAACTGGATGAAGGAGAGAATACCGGAGTGATCGAGACGGATGCGGGCTGCTACGTAGCCAAGGTGACCAGCCTCTTTGATGAAGAGGCTACGGAGACTAAGAAACAGCAGATCGTAGAAGAGCGTCAGACAAAACTCTATGAAGACACCTGCCAGGAATGGCGGGATGAGGCGGACATTGACGATCATGACGGTGTGTGGAAGAAGATTGATTTTGATAATCTAAGCGTTACGATCAAACAGTCTTCCGAAGAACCTTACGCGGACGAGGTTCAGACAGACGATCAGGTGGAGCAGGAATAA